The Cygnus olor isolate bCygOlo1 chromosome 18, bCygOlo1.pri.v2, whole genome shotgun sequence genome includes a window with the following:
- the EVPL gene encoding envoplakin, whose protein sequence is MFKGVGKGSPSRSSPSKGSPAKPSKSSTNDLAVLIARMQTNADQVEKDILETQARLTQDVSNQQKNKAFEFQAENARNLKEAETLLKDLFLDVDRAKRLKHPQANEIEKDIQQLHDRTTQLCAEYRALYEKLNIADVGPRVDWAKILDQKMKQVSTGQYGPGISELEKQIAEHNILQKEIEAYGLQIKNIRCGDVADLKSQYKDLLKASIWRGQSLGSLYHHLQGCTKELGYLTGQQTRILKQDWSDQMMDVQSVRREYEDFKSKELLSQEEFVNNLQDDGDRMIELKHPAVKPIQAHQEALKNEWQNFLNLCICQESQLKSVENYKKFQDDAEAVSLSLMKMNSDLDTKYSKFNKDSPGMVSDLLLQLENEEKAVKQAEKSIADLKRRSKEISPLKLRRMHPSQPLSLDTLCDWDAGEVQLTRGDKYILKDNSNPEMWVVQSSTGVVQEAPSACFSIPPPDPESIDKVNRLEGELSAVKQKRAAAQSTLRRSHKETVQPSQQALPRSPPVVQDDPQADQLLGSLDRVGKDLVQVEKEVLNRVRSPVSYSDPTDDLARRIKHQQETTKKLETLGAAKDALQKECESFLSKKPTSTSASQLPVTLNALRSKYSDVNMLSSLYNEKAKAALNLETQIENTDKIISTFEAKLAQDSIIPASPNALQDRANDLQKMKRDLVAQEECVLKLNRGLKDAEHSCSAVQNNFQEYCPDLPRQKREVQLLNDRYHAVADQLDQREKTLRNISLTYQQFQNSNENLMFWMNNLPKHQVKTTDGPSQINYKLQAQKRLVEEIESKEPEKNTVVRQSRNVQSTLNDYELQAGKYSSSLDPTLTDFAAKRLRVTPLQESIQAQENDATKLYMELAAENKQRLRWLEFAKKIVEKKEVHEDIQVVHEQTQQSENKAMSSRESEGLKTQLEEERRKVAKIEEDLEEHRSKLLMLKTQRPVERVEEKEVVEYYRDPQLESSLSKMTQQIEEEGKKRLNLQEDIEAMNQKLAQMENEKKAIPAQLLTKEITKIEKDPSLDSQAASLRQEIKRLQEESLAAASELEQRKRELQQLERKQPNIREKVVVKELIKLEKNPEMLKSVRTLQLQIDEESFKKKSAEEAIVKVKSKIEEVERLIETAEPKIIVKEVKQVEQDPELLKESTKLKNLIEEERSKNLMLTGELGELQSQYSIAEKQKPRVEVKERVNEIFLVDPETEQEIAHLKRELQEVTLKRTKIDSEVEEALAELNVLRSQKPVVELKEVIEEVVKHEKSPEILREIDRLKQQLNELVNTNGRTQEQLIRLQGERDEWKRERSKVETKLVNKEVIRYENDPLLEKEADRLRQEVRNMSQKRRAAEDAIYDLQNKYMLLERRKPEEKVIVQEVILTQKDPKLRDEHNRLSRSLDEEVSNRRRMERDVQQLRALVEEQEKLLNFQEDRSKRLALEKDMRQITLRIKELEESPAPVQEKIIMEEVVKLEKDPVLEQSASNLRLELDREKMEVLNLQRECKNLQMQIDVLQKTKSQEKTIYKEVIRVEKDRALESERARIWELLSRERGAKQKAEEEVRRLREKIERAEGMKRTWAREETELQKARNLAIQERANLESELRELERQKQQKVLFLREESKLLNQRTESDRQKKKQLEHEFSLLEADILREKDQIYNKERFIRDLQSRVSREEINHETQMRETNLSTKISILDPETGKDMSPYEAYKRGIIDRGQYIQLQELECDWEEVTTLGPNGEVSVLLDKKSGKQYSIDDALRLRRITKEEYQLYRDGKIPISEFALLVAGESKPLSSLSIGSIISKSPLQSPTTHQTQNFFPSPSQKGFCDDTCPIAGVYDTTTDTKYNIKTAVAKKLLDPMTAQKLLEAQAATGGIIDLISRDRLSVHKAIERGLIDRTYMQRLLNAQKAFTGIEDPVTKRRLSVGEAVQKGWMTRDSAFPYLEVQHLTGGLIDPKKTGRIPVLEAAQTGMITGDLANRLQDESNYEKDLIDPVTKEKINYKEAMALCQKDSLGSLLLLPAASEGYQPYHQASRSPRLSRFRH, encoded by the exons GTCCTCCACAAATGATCTGGCTGTGCTCATCGCCCGCATGCAGACAAACGCTGACCAGGTGGAGAAGGACATCCTGGAGACGCAGGCCAGGCTCACGCAG GATGTCAGCAATCAGCAGAAGAATAAGGCCTTTGAGTTCCAGGCAGAGAATGCCAGGAACCTGAAGGAGGCAGAGACCCTGCTGAAGGACCTCTTCCTGGACGTGGACCGTGCCAAGCGGCTGAAGCACCCTCAGGCTAATGAGATAGAGAAAGA CATCCAGCAGCTCCACGACCGCACGACGCAGCTGTGTGCGGAGTACCGAGCCCTCTACGAGAAGCTGAACATCGCTGACGTGGGGCCCAGGGTGGACTGGGCGAAGATCCTGGACCAAAAGATG AAACAAGTCAGCACGGGACAGTACGGCCCTGGCATATCGGAGCTGGAAAAGCAAATAGCTGAGCACAACATCCTCCAGAAGGAGATCGAAGCCTATGGCCTCCAGATCAAGAACATCCGCTGCGGG GATGTGGCAGATTTGAAGAGTCAATACAAGGACTTGCTG AAAGCTTCCATCTGGCGCGGGCAGAGCTTGGGCAGCCTGTACCACCACCTCCAGGGCTGCACCAAGGAGCTGGGCTACCTCACAGGGCAGCAGACCAGGATCCTGAAGCAGGACTGGAGCGACCAAATGATGGACGTCCAGAGCGTGCGGCGGGAGTACGAG GATTTCAAGTCcaaagagctgctcagccaggaggAGTTTGTGAACAACCTTCAGGATGATGGGGACAGAATGATTGAACTAAAGCACCCAGCTGTCAAACCTATCCAG GCTCACCAGGAAGCCTTGAAGAATGAGTGGCAGAATTTTCTGAATCTCTGCATTTGCCAGGAGAGCCAGCTGAAGAGCGTGGAGAACTATAAGAAG TTCCAGGATGACGCTGAGGCTGTGAGCCTTTCCCTGATGAAGATGAACTCTGACCTGGACACCAAATACAGCAAGTTCAACAAGGACAGCCCTGGCATGGTGTCAGacctgctgcttcagctggag AACGAGGAGAAGGCAGTGAAGCAGGCAGAGAAGAGCATCGCTGACCTGAAGAGGAGGAGCAAAGAGATCAGCCCGCTGAAACTGCGCAGGATgcatccctcccagcccctctccttGGACACGCTGTGTGACTGGGATGCTGGGGAG gtgcagctgACCAGAGGTGACAAGTACATTCTGAAGGACAACAGCAACCCTGAGATGTGggtggtgcagagcagcactggcGTGGTCCAGGAGGCACCTTCTGCTTGCTTCTCCATCCCTCCACCAGACCCTGAGTCCATTGACAAGGTCAACAG GCTGGAAGGGGAGCTGAGTGCAGTGAAGCAGAAGcgagcagcagctcagagcaccCTGAGACGCAGCCACAAGGAGACGGTACAGCCCAGCCAGCAGG ctctgcccaggagcccCCCGGTAGTCCAGGATGATCCCCAAGCTGATCAGCTTCTCGGTAGCCTGGATCGTGTTGGCAAGGATCTGGTCCAGGTGGAGAAGGAGGTCCTGAACCGAGTGAGGTCTCCAGTGAGCTACAGCGACCCCACAGACGACCTTGCCAGGAGGATCAAACACCAGCAG gaaacaacaaagaaacttGAGACCCTGGGGGCAGCCAAGGATGCCTTGCAGAAGGAGTGTGAGAGCTTCCTTTCCAAGAAACCCACCAGCACCTCGGCCTCCCAGCTGCCTGTCACGCTGAATGCCCTCAGGAGCAAGTACAGTGATGTCAATATGCTCTCCAGCCTGTACAACGAGAA ggctAAGGCTGCCCTGAACCTGGAGACTCAGATTGAGAACACAGACAAGATCATCAGCACGTTTGAGGCCAAGCTGGCTCAGGATAGCATCATTCCTGCATCCCCCAATGCCCTGCAGGATCGGGCCAATGACCTGCAG AAGATGAAGCGGGACCTGGTGGCCCAAGAGGAGTGTGTGCTGAAGCTCAACCGGGGGCTGAAGGACgctgagcacagctgcagtgctgtgcagaatAACTTCCAGGAGTACTGCCCTGACCTGCCCCGGCAGAAGCGGGAGGTGCAGCTCCTCAACGACCGCTACCACGCCGTGGCAGACCAGCTGGACCAGCG AGAGAAGACCCTCAGAAATATCAGCCTCACCTATCAGCAGTTCCAAAACTCCAATGAGAACCTGATGTTCTGGATGAACAACCTACCCAAACACCAAGTGAAGACCACAGATGGGCCAAGCCAGATCAATTACAAGCTGCAGGCACAGAAG AGGCTGGTGGAGGAGATCGAAAGCAAGGAGCCCGAGAAGAACACAGTGGTCAGACAGTCCCGGAACGTGCAGTCCACACTCAAT GACTATGAACTCCAAGCAGGCAAATACAGCTCTTCTCTGGACCCTACCCTGACAGACTTTGCTGCAAAGAGGCTGCGTGTAACCCCACTGCAAGAAAGCATCCAGGCCCAG gaaaatgatgCAACCAAGCTCTAcatggagctggcagcagaaaataaacagcgGCTCCGCTGGCTGGAGTTTGCCAAGAAGATTGTTGAGAAG aaGGAAGTGCATGAGGATATTCAGGTTGTACATGAGCAAACCCAGcagtctgaaaacaaagccaTGTCGAGCAGGGAATCGGAGGGGCTGAAAacgcagctggaggaggaaaggagaaaagtggCCAAGATAGAAGAGGACCTGGAGGAACACAGGAGCAAGCTGCTAATGTTGAAGACTCAGAGGCCTGTTGAAAGAGTGGAAGAAAAGGAGGTGGTAGAATACTACAGAGACccacagctggagagcagcctgtCTAAGATGACACAGCAGATTGAAGAGGAAGGTAAAAAGAGGCTGAACCTGCAAGAAGACATTGAAGCGATGAACCAGAAGCTTGCGCAGATGGAGAATGAGAAGAAGGCCattcctgcccagctcctcacCAAAGAGAtaacaaaaattgaaaaggaTCCAAGCCTGGATAGTCAAGCAGCCAGTCTTCGTCAGGAGATCAAGCGTCTCCAGGAGGAAAgcttggctgctgcttctgaactCGAGCAGCGTAAGAGAGAGCTGCAACAACTAGAGCGAAAGCAGCCCAACATCCGAGAGAAAGTGGTGGTGAAGGAGCTGATCAAACTGGAGAAAAACCCAGAAATGCTGAAGTCCGTTAGGACCCTGCAGCTACAAATTGATGAGGAATCCTTCAAGAAAAAGTCCGCAGAGGAAGCAATAGTGAAGGTGAAGAGTAAGATTGAGGAGGTGGAAAGACTAATTGAAACAGCAGAACCCAAAATTATCGTGAAGGAGGTGAAGCAGGTAGAGCAGGACCCAGAGTTACTGAAAGAGTCTACCAAGCTTAAAAACCTAATTGAAGAAGAGAGGAGCAAGAATTTAATGCTTACAGGtgagctgggagagctgcaaAGCCAGTACAGTAttgcagagaagcaaaaacCAAGGGTAGAAGTTAAAGAGAGGGTCAATGAGATTTTCCTGGTGGATCCTGAAACAGAGCAGGAAATTGCTCACCTGAagagagagctgcaggaagTTACCCTGAAAAGGACAAAGATTGACAGTGAAGTGGAAGAGGCCTTAGCAGAGCTCAATGTCCTCAGGTCACAGAAACCAGTGGTGGAGCTTAAGGAGGTCATAGAGGAGGTGGTGAAACatgagaagagtccagaaatTCTTAGAGAAATTGACAGACTAAAACAACAGCTGAATGAACTAGTGAACACCAATGGCAGGACCCAAGAGCAGCTCATTAGGCTGCAGGGTGAAAGGGACGAGTGGAAGAGGGAGAGATCCAAGGTGGAAACCAAGCTGGTCAACAAGGAAGTCATCCGATATGAGAATGACCCACTCTTGGAAAAAGAAGCTGACCGCCTCCGCCAAGAAGTGCGTAACATGTCTCAAaagaggagagctgcagaggacGCTATCTACGACCTGCAGAATAAATACATGctcctggagaggaggaagccAGAGGAAAAGGTCATTGTCCAAGAGGTGATTCTTACTCAAAAGGATCCAAAGCTCCGAGATGAGCACAACAGGCTGAGCCGGAGCCTGGACGAGGAGGTGAGCAACAGGCGCCGTATGGAACGTGATGTGCAACAGCTTCGTGCGCTGGTGGAAGAGCAAGAGAAGCTGCTCAACTTTCAGGAGGATCGAAGCAAGAGGCTTGCGCTGGAAAAAGATATGAGGCAAATTACCTTGAGGAtaaaggagctggaggagagccCAGCCCCAGTGCAAGAAAAGATCATTATGGAAGAAGTGGTAAAGCTGGAGAAGGACCCAGTCCTCGAACAGTCTGCCAGCAACCTGCGCCTGGAGCTGGACCGTGAGAAGATGGAGGTGCTGAACTTGCAGAGAGAATGCAAGAACCTGCAGATGCAAATTGACgtcctgcagaaaacaaaatcccaggAGAAGACCATCTACAAGGAGGTGATTCGAGTGGAGAAGGACAGAGCACTGGAGAGTGAACGCGCACGCATCTGGGAGCTGCTTAGCAGGGAGAGAGGGGCCAAGCAAAAGGCTGAAGAGGAGGTGCGGAGGCTCAGGGAGAAGATTGAGAGAGCTGAAGGCATGAAGAGGACATGGGCTCGCGAGGAGACggagctgcagaaagccagGAACCTGGCCATCCAGGAGAGAGCCAACCTGGAGAGTGAACTGCGGGAGCTGGAGaggcagaaacagcagaaagtcCTTTTCCTGCGGGAGGAGTCCAAACTGCTCAACCAACGGACTGAGAGTGACAGGCAGAAGAAGAAGCAGCTGGAGCATGAGTTTTCTCTGCTGGAGGCAGACATCCTGAGGGAGAAGGACCAGATCTACAACAAGGAGAGGTTCATCCGAGATCTCCAGTCAAGGGTCAGTCGGGAAGAAATTAATCATGAGACCCAGATGAGAGAGACGAACCTCTCCACCAAGATCTCCATATTGGACCCTGAGACGGGGAAGGATATGTCCCCTTACGAAGCCTATAAGAGAGGTATCATAGACAGAGGCCAGTATatccagctgcaggagctggagtgtGACTGGGAGGAAGTCACCACCCTGGGCCCGAACGGGGAGGTCTCGGTTCTCCTGGACAAGAAAAGCGGGAAGCAGTACTCCATTGACGATGCGCTAAGGCTGAGGAGGATCACCAAGGAGGAGTACCAGCTGTACCGGGACGGCAAGATTCCCATCTCTGAATTCGCCTTGCTGGTGGCCGGGGAATCTAAGCCTCTGTCATCCCTTTCTATCGGCTCCATCATCTCCAAATCCCCGCTCCAGTCACCCACCACCCACCAAACCCAAAACTTCTTCCCCTCACCCTCGCAGAAGGGCTTCTGTGATGACACATGCCCCATCGCCGGGGTGTACGACACCACCACTGACACCAAGTACAACATCAAGACTGCTGTGGCGAAGAAGCTGCTTGATCCCATGACAGCTCAGAAGCTCCTGGAAGCCCAGGCTGCCACGGGGGGCATCATAGACCTCATTTCTCGGGACCGGTTGTCAGTCCACAAGGCAATCGAGAGGGGGCTGATCGACAGGACCTACATGCAGAGACTGCTCAACGCCCAGAAAGCCTTCACGGGGATTGAGGACCCAGTGACCAAGCGAAGGCTGTCCGTGGGGGAAGCAGTCCAGAAGGGGTGGATGACCAGGGACAGCGCTTTCCCCTACTTGGAGGTCCAGCATCTAACCGGAGGACTCATCGATCCCAAGAAAACTGGTCGCATCCCCGTGCTGGAAGCCGCCCAGACAGGGATGATAACAGGTGACCTGGCCAACAGGCTCCAGGATGAGTCCAACTACGAGAAAGATCTCATTGATCCTGTCACGAAGGAGAAGATAAACTACAAGGAGGCCATGGCTCTCTGCCAGAAGGATTCGCTgggcagcctcctgctgctcccggCCGCCTCGGAGGGCTACCAGCCCTACCACCAGGCGAGCCGCTCCCCCAGGCTCTCACGGTTCAGGCACTGA
- the CDK3 gene encoding cyclin-dependent kinase 3, producing METLQQVFQKVEKIGEGTYGVVYKARNKRTGQLVALKKIRLDSETEGVPSTAIREISLLKELKHPNIVRLLDVVHSQKKLYLVFEYLNQDLKKYIDSSQTGEFPLSLVKNYLFQLLQGVSFCHSHRVIHRDLKPQNLLINEAGAIKLADFGLARAFGVPLRTYTHEVVTLWYRAPEILLGCKYYSTAVDIWSIGCIFAEMVTRKALFPGDSEIDQLFRIFRTLGTPTEATWPGVTQLPDYKGDFPRWRRKEMKEIVPNLDRDGRDLLAQLLLYDPSKRISAKAALSHQYFFWKSPQSTEEQRVMHRHCR from the exons ATGGAGACCCTCCAGCAGGTGTTTCAGAAGGTGGAGAAGATCGGGGAGGGCACCTATGGCGTGGTGTACAAGGCTCGCAACAAGCGGACGGGGCAGCTGGTGGCTCTCAAGAAGATCCGCTTGGACTC GGAAACAGAgggtgtccccagcacagccatcAGAGAAATCTCGCTGCTGAAGGAGCTGAAGCACCCCAACATAGTCAG GCTCCTAGATGTCGTGCACAGCCAAAAGAAGCTGTATCTGGTATTTGAATATCTCAATCAGGACCTGAAGAAATACATAGACTCCTCCCAAACTGGAGAGTTTCCTTTAAGCTTAGTCAAG aaCTaccttttccagctgctgcagggtgtgAGCTTTTGCCACTCGCACAGAGTCATCCACAGGGACTTGAAGCCACAGAACTTGCTCATCAATGAAGCAGGAGCCATTAAGCTGGCTGATTTTGGTTTGGCAAGAGCTTTTGGAGTTCCCTTGCGGACATACACTCACGAG GTGGTGACTTTGTGGTACCGAGCCCCTGAAATACTCCTGGGATGCAAATACTATTCGACTGCTGTGGATATCTGGAGTATCGGCTGCATCTTTGCAGAAATG GTGACCAGGAAGGCCCTGTTTCCAGGGGACTCCGAGATCGATCAGCTCTTCCGGATCTTTCGCACCCTGGGTACTCCCACTGAGGCGACCTGGCCTGGGGTGACACAGCTGCCTGACTACAAGGGGGACTTTCCTCggtggagaaggaaagagatgaaGGAAATCGTTCCCAACTTAGATCGAGATGGCAGAGATTTATTGGCG CAATTGCTCCTGTATGACCCCAGCAAGCGCATCTCAGCCAAGGCAGCCCTCAGTCACCAGTACTTCTTCTGGAAAAGCCCGCAGAGCACCGAAGAGCAACGTGTGATGCACAGACACTGCAGATGA
- the TEN1 gene encoding CST complex subunit TEN1 isoform X2, translating into MLPGAGVYYFPWEINSSVPEGEALRTFGRLRCYNLARSEAVLSAERSAAQHHVCVDTRLVEPFEAQLGSLYMVLGEAEHREGENPVIKARILTCVEGMNVPLLEQAIQEQRKYFSERQQRMGTDAS; encoded by the exons ATGCTGCCAGGTGCTGGGGTCTACTACTTCCCATGGGAGATCAACAGCTCCGTCCCAGAGGGGGAGGCGCTGAGGACGTTTGGCAG GTTACGCTGCTACAACCTGGCCCGGTCCGAAGCCGTCCTCAGTGCTGAGCGCAGcgcagcccagcaccacgtcTGCGTGGACACCCGACTGGTGGAACCATTTGAAGCCCAGCTGGGATCTCTCTACATGGTCCTAGGAGAGGCTGAACACAGGGAAG GTGAGAATCCCGTGATAAAAGCCCGGATACTGACCTGCGTGGAAGGGATGAACGTGCCCTTGCTGGAACAGGCCATACAGGAGCAGAGGAAGTACTTCAGTGAGAGGCAGCAGCGGATGGGAACAGATGCATCCTGA
- the TEN1 gene encoding CST complex subunit TEN1 isoform X1 yields the protein MLGCGGGRQSPSMPGEDAARRTQQGRQAAPWLGGRWHSRSFRVVSRSTGSGTGWQELRSALLQAQQWLHEMLPGAGVYYFPWEINSSVPEGEALRTFGRLRCYNLARSEAVLSAERSAAQHHVCVDTRLVEPFEAQLGSLYMVLGEAEHREGENPVIKARILTCVEGMNVPLLEQAIQEQRKYFSERQQRMGTDAS from the exons ATGTTGGGTTGTGGTGGGGGAAGGCAGTCACCCTCCATGCCAGGGGAGGATGCTGCACGCAGGActcagcagggaaggcaggcagcCCCCTGGCTGGGGGGGCGTTGGCACAGCAGGAGTTTCAGGGTGGTCTCACGTAGCACTGGGTCAGGTACAGGTTGGCAGGAGCTCAGATCTGCTTTACTACAGGCCCAGCAGTGGTTGCATGAGATGCTGCCAGGTGCTGGGGTCTACTACTTCCCATGGGAGATCAACAGCTCCGTCCCAGAGGGGGAGGCGCTGAGGACGTTTGGCAG GTTACGCTGCTACAACCTGGCCCGGTCCGAAGCCGTCCTCAGTGCTGAGCGCAGcgcagcccagcaccacgtcTGCGTGGACACCCGACTGGTGGAACCATTTGAAGCCCAGCTGGGATCTCTCTACATGGTCCTAGGAGAGGCTGAACACAGGGAAG GTGAGAATCCCGTGATAAAAGCCCGGATACTGACCTGCGTGGAAGGGATGAACGTGCCCTTGCTGGAACAGGCCATACAGGAGCAGAGGAAGTACTTCAGTGAGAGGCAGCAGCGGATGGGAACAGATGCATCCTGA